GACACCTATAGCGGAAATTACCTGCAACGGGTACCGTTCGGACACCCCGTAGGCCCCCGCTGGGTGTGCGACTACGAAGCGCCGGATCAGCGGCTGATCCCACAACATTTCCCCAGTCTGCGCTCGCTGCAGACCACCACTGGCCTGCAGCCCGCGCCGCTGCAGTTCGGGCTCGCCGCCTGCGCAAATATTGCTCACCGCCAGTTCCCCATCCAGCGCGAAGCGCTGCGCAAACAGATGGCCAAAGTCGGCCACTGGCTCGCCGATCACTGGCCAATGCGCAGCGCCAATGGCGGCATGATGATGGAAATAGAGGGTGTTCTTTCCGATCAGGAGAGCGGAAGGCAGGGGGCGGGCGCAGTGCAGTGGCAAATTCTTGGGCTGAATGGTGACGGCCCATGGATACCCGCTGCACCGGCCGCCGCACTGGCGAGAAAATTACTGATTGGAGGGAAGCACTCCGCTGGCGCGAGGCCCTGCTGGCAACAGGTTTCCCTGAACGAGATTCTCGAGGAACTGACCCCTTATTCCGTGGTTTCCATGATGGAGGTCGAGCCACAGGGTTGAGCCCCGAACTTCGCTCTCCGCTACAACTTCCCCCCCGGACATCCAGGCACCAATTGTTGAGCTATAACTAACCACTGCAACGGTCAAAAAAGCGACCGAGAACTGGTTAGTCAACGGCTATTCAACGAAGAGTTCAACACATGTCCGAGCCCTCCCGTCGCCCCCTCGGTATGCTGGCATTGCTTGCCAGCGAAGACACGGCCAAGCCAGATGCCGATGGCGCAGCCACCCGTCGCCTGCAGAGTGCACTTGAACAATTACAGATTCAGGTCGTAGTCGCTGCCTCCGCCGAGGACACCATTACCCTGCTTCGCTCCAACCCGGCGATTCAGTGCCTGCTGCTGAGCTGGGGACTCCCCGGTACCAACGCCACGCGGGGCGCATTGGAAGTCCTGGCGGAACTACGGGCACGTAATGAGCAGCTTCCGGTCTTTATGTTGGCAGACCGGGATTCCGCTGCAGGATTACCGCGCTACGCACTGGAGTTGACCAATGACTTTATCTGGATCCAGGAAGATACCCCGGTATTTATTGGCGGGCGCATTCAGGCGGAAATCGCACGCTATCGCAAAAGCCTCGTGCCACCGATGTTCAAAGCGCTCCTGGAGTTTTCCAACGTGCATGAATACTCCTGGCATACACCTGGGCATGCGGGTGGTACTGCCTTCCTGAAATCCCCCGTCGGGCGCGCGTTCCACGAATTCTACGGCGAGAATATGCTGCGCTCGGACCTGTCCATCTCCGTTGGTGAGCTGGGTTCACTGCTCGATCATACCGGCCCTATTGCAGACGGAGAAAAATACGCAGCCCGTGTATTTGGTGCCGACCGCACTTACTACGTTACCAATGGCTCTTCCACCTCCAATCGTGTCATTCTCATGGCGTCGGTCAGCCGTGGCCAGGTGGCCCTGTGTGACCGCAATTGCCACAAGTCGGTGGAACATGCCATGACAATGTCCGGTGCAGTACCCACATACCTGATCCCGGTACGCAATCACTATGGCATTATCGGCCCGATTCCCCCTGCGCGCCTGACTCGAGCTGCGGTAAAGGAGGCCATTGACCAGAATCCACTTACCGCCGGCTGTGAAGACAAGACACCGGTCCATGCCGTCATCACCAACTCCACCTACGATGGACTTTGCTACAACGTACGCAAGGTGGAAGCACTGCTTGGAGAATCGGTAGACCGGCTGCACTTCGATGAGGCCTGGTACGCCTATGCCCGGTTCAACCCCCTGTATCGCGATCGCTTCGCGATGTATGACCAGGAGCGCGAAGACACGCCCGGTCCAACAAAGTTTGCAACCCATTCCACCCACAAACTGCTGGCGGCACTCTCCCAGGCATCCATGATCCATATCCGCGACGGTCGCCGCCCGATTGAGCACGGCCGGTTCAACGAAGCATTTATGATGCATGCGTCCACCTCGCCCCTGTATTCCATCATGGCGTCCAATGACGTCAGCGCAGCAATGATGGCGGGGCCCGGAGGAGAAACCCTGACCGGCGAATCCATTGCCGAAGCCGTCGCCTTCCGCCAGACGATGGCGCGCTTGCACAGCGAATACATCGCCGATGGCGAATGGTTCTTCAACGGTTGGCAACCCGACAAAATCACCGACACAGAAACCGGCAGAACCTATGCCTTCCACGAAGCGCCCCCCGAACAATTATGTAACGATCCGGAAGCCTGGATTTTAAGACCGGGCGACCACTGGCATGGCTTTGCAGAGCTGGAAGACCACTACTGCATGCTCGACCCGATAAAAGTATCCGTGGTCACACCCGGTGTAGAGAACGATGGCGCGCTCGCCAAACACGGAATACCGGCGAGTATTGTGAGCAGCTATCTCGATAACCTGGGCATTGTGGTGGAGAAAACCACGGACTTCACCATTCTTTTCCTGTTTTCGCTGGGTATCACCAAAGGGAAATGGGGAACCCTCATCAATGCCCTGCTGGCATTCAAGCGCGACTACGATCACAACCGGCCGCTGGTGGAATGTATTCCGTCCCTTACCAATGAACATCCCGGCTACCGCGAGATGGGGCTCAAAGACCTGGCCGTCAAAATGTTTGCCAGTATGAAAGCACTGCGCACCACCACACATCTGGCGCAGGGCTTTTCCACCCTCCCCCATGCGGACTGCACACCGGTACAGGCGTATGAGGCACTGGTACGCAACGAGGTGGAAATGCTGCCACTTTCTCAACTTGCCGGCCGTACTGCCGCCACCGGCGTAGTGCCCTACCCGCCCGGCATTCCGCTACTGATGCCAGGAGAAAACTTCGGTGATGCCGAAGGAGCAGTACTGGGTTACTTAAAAGCCCTCGAAGCCTATGACCGGGAATTTCCCGGTTTCGGCCACGATAACCACGGCGTGGAAGTGCGTGATGGCGAGTACCGCATTTACGCCTTGAAATAAATCGCCGGTGGGATAACAGGACGGAGAATGGCAATGGCCAGCGAAACCGCTGAAGAGAACAAGATAGGCCTTTTTCCGGCGACCATGATGGTGGCCGGCAACATGATGGGGTCCGGGGTATTCATGTTGCCGGCAAACCTGGCCGCCGTAGGTAGCATCTCTCTGATCGGGTGGCTGATTACCGTCGCCGGCGCTGTGGCGCTTGCGCTGGTGTTTTCGCGACTGGCTGCCCTTTACCCGGCCGCCGGCGGGCCCTACGCCTACGCCCGCAAAGCATTCGGCGACTATATGGGCTACCAGACCAACCTGGTTTACTGGCTTGCCAACGTGGTGGGCAACGTAGCGCTGGCAACCGCCGGTCTGGGTTACCTCATGCACTTTTTCCCCGCGCTACAGCACCCCCTCGTATTCGCAATGGCACAGATCGCGGTCATCTGGATGCTGACTTACGCCAATATTCTGGGCCCGAAGACCGTAGGGCAGATCCAGTCCATGACCACCGGGCTGGTACTGATTCCGATTCTGGGGACAGCCATACTGGGCTGGTTCTGGTTTGACAGCCAGACCTTTACCGCCGGGTGGAACGTATCCGGCAAAGGCTCTGCCAGCGCCGTCATGGCAACACTGACCTTCACGCTCTGGGCGTTCATCGGTGTCGAGACCGCATCGGTATCTGCAGGTGTGGTGAAAAACCCGACCCGCAATGTGCCTATCGCGACGGTTAGCGGCGTACTGGTGGCCTCCGTCGCTTACGTCCTCAGCTCTACTGCGATCATGGGCATGATCCCGAATAAAGAACTGATCACCTCGTCCGCACCGTTTGCCGATGCCGCACGCATCGCGCTCGGCAGTACGGCGGCCAATATCGTGGCTATCTGTGCGGCCATCGGCTGTATCGGTTCACTCGGAGGGTGGACGCTACTGGTGGGTCAGTCGGCAAAAGCCGCCGCCGATGATGGCCTGTTTCCCGCTCTGTTTTCCAAAACAAACCAGAAAGGCGTACCCAGCCTGGGGCTCGCACTGGTCGCCGTCCTGATGTCCCTGCAGGTACTTGCAACCATGTCGCCCACGGCCAGTGAACAGTTCGGCAAAATTGCGTCCATCGCCGTGATTATGACACTACTACCTTACATCTACTCGGCAGTAGCACTGAAGGTGTTGAGCTACGGCAAAATGCCTCCCAGACAGTACGGCATTTCAACCATCGTGCTTTTAATCGCCGCGATCTACTGCATGGTGGCTCTGGTCGGATCGGATGGTGCACAAACCCGTTGGTCCCTTATTTTTGTGGTCTTCACTATCGTTTTCTATGCCCTCGCACTCAACCATAAACGGGCTGTACAGGAAGAGCACAAACTACCCGGGGGGCCCTCGCCGGGTTGGGTGCGCTTTGTCACGCTCAGTGTCACCATCGCCGCCCTGGCACTCACATTCTGGTTATCAGTGGGGCAAATCAAAGACCTGAAAATACACCACCGTGAGCCACCACCGGTCGATCGGCCGACTTTGGATGATTAAACGAAATTTCGGACAATCAAAAAAGGGGAGCATCTCTGCTCCCCTTTCACCTGTCCAGATTAGGCTGCACCGGTGGGCAACGCACTCACGTCACCACCGACATCCACCTCATTCAGCGCTTTTTCTGCAGCCTGCAGAGCTTCGCTGCGGTCCCTGTAGGTGGCATCGGCCGGAATACGACCATTCAGTCCCTTGAGTACGCCTTCAACCTCCTCGTTCATCCCGGCGAGAAAGAGCTGCTTGCCGCTGTCTTTGGCGTCCGTTGCGATAGTCTCCACAGCCATGGCCGCCGACAGATCCAATACCGGCATCGCGGAAAAATCCAGAATCAGCACCTTGGATCCCTGAGCGCTATGCTCACGAACATGGTGGCCGAGATCCGCCGCAGCGCCAAAGCTCAGCGGGCCGCTGAACTCAAACAGGGCTATGCTATCGCGGTTGCGCTCCAGAATGGCCTTATCATCCTCACTGTCCAGATGTTCCGGCAGGTTGCGCAGACGCTCGATCTGCAGGCTTGCCACCTGCTTTACGTACGCCAGAGCCGCCAGAACAACACCAGCGCCAACTGCAGTGATCAGGTCGACAAACACGGTCATACCCAGCACCAGCACCATCAGTGCTAAATCCCAGCGGGGACCCTGGTGGGCGCGCTTGAGATACTTCCAATCGATGATGTCGAGGCCGACTTTTACCAGAATGCCCGCCAACACCGCCTGCGGAATATTTTCTGCCAACGGACCCAGACCGAGCGCGACCGCCAGCAGAACTAGCGCGTGGGTCATACCGGAGATCCGGGTCTGGCCGCCAGAGCGCACATTGACCACGGTACGCATGGTTGCGCCAGCACCGGCGATACCGCCAATAAAGCCGGCTGCGGTGTTACCAATGCCCTGACCAATCAGTTCTTTGTTGCTGTGGTGACGGGTGCGGGTCATGTTATCGGCAACCAGGGAGGTCAGCAGACTATCCAGCGCGCCAAGAACGGCGAGAATGATGGCCGCTTCCACCACCAGGAACATGTTTTCGCCACCAAACACTGGCATCTGCAGCTCCGGCAGCCCCGTGGGGATCGAGCCCAGGATAGGCACATCCAGCGCAAAGAAAGCGAGTACTGTACCGGCAATCAAGGCCGCGAGAGGTCCAGGCAGGTAGCGACCCCATTTCGCTGGCCACAGATAGACCATTGCCAGGGTACCGAGACCGAGAACGAGGTTGGCTGGATGAATTGCCGACAGCGCTTCAGGCACATTGCCCAGCGCGCCCAGGGTGCCACTTGGGGAATCGTGCCCCAAGAGAGGGTTCAGCTGCAGGATGATGATGATCACGCCAATACCGGTCATGAAACCGGAAATCACCGGATACGGAACCAGGCGGATATAGTGCCCGACACCGAGTACCCCCATGAGCACCTGAAATACACCGGCAAGAATCACCGCGGTAAAGATGAGGCTGGCATCACCGGAGAGGCTGGCAAACAGCCCCGCCAGTACCACCACCATGGGGCCAGTAGGACCCGAGATCTGGGGGCCGGTACCGCCGAACAGCGCCGCAAAGAAACCCACGGCGATTGCGCCATACATACCCGCCATGGGACCGAGGCCAGAGGCCACACCCAGCGCGAGCGCGAGCGGCAGAGCGACAACACCGGCAGTAATACCGCCGGTGATATCGCCCCGCAAATTGGTTAAATCAAACTTCATCACCACACCACCCTTAGGCTTTATTATCGCAAGCAGCCGCCGCCGCTTCTGCGGCAGCAAGTTGCTCACCAAAAATGGTGCGATAGCGTTCACTCATCGCGGTAAACTCGCGGGTGGCCTCGTCGAAGCACAGCACTTCACCGGTGCCGATGTTATACACCCAGCCGTGAAGCTGAATGCTGCCGTTGGCGATACCACTGGCTACCGAGGGGTGCGTGCGCACGTGTTGCAGTTGCTGCACCACGTTTTCCCGGGTCACTTCATCGAGATGATCTTTGCACAGCTCACCGCCGTGGCGGCCGCGTACAACTTCAGTGGCTGCCCGACAGTGGCCCAGCCACTCCTTGACGTGTGGCAGGGTATCCAGGTTCTCCGGTGCAATGGCGCCTTTCATTGCACCACAGTCGGTGTGCCCGCAGATCACAATGTGGGAGACGCCCAGTGCCGCAACCGCGAATTCGATAGAAGCGGTGATGCCGCCGGTGTGACTGCTGTGCGGAGGTACCACATTGCCCGCGTTGCGACAGATAAACAGGTCGCCGGGTTCAGTCTGGGTTACCAGGTTGGGGTCAATACGCGAGTCTGCGCAGGTGATAAACAATACTTCTGGGCTCTGACCGTCCGCCAGTTCGGAAAACTTCGCTTTTTTCTCAGGAAAAACTTCATTCTGAAATTTCGCCACGCCATTGATCACGTGTTCCATGAATCACTCCTTAGTGCTAACGGATGGTGGTGCTACTGGATAGCGGCGCTAATGTTTAGGCAAGCTAATAAACAGGCACTACCTGTGAATTCATTATTTTTTGATAGTTCAATAACAATAAATACCATTTGCTGATAACCTGACATAATCATAGCCGCTTAGCGACAGAGGTTTTCACCGTGCAGAATTCGCCGACAATCAAGCAGTTACAGTACTTCGTCGCCATCGCGGACCGCACCAGCTATCGTCGTGCGGCTGAAGAGTTGGGCGTCAGCCAGCCCGCCCTGACCACCCAGATAAGCGCCCTGGAAGCAAACCTCGAAGTCACCCTGTTCGAGCGCTCCCGCGCCGGCACCCTGCTCACTCCGGAGGGGGGGGAATTGCTGCAAAAGGCGCGAACGGTCCTGCTTTCCATGCAGGAACTTCGCCAAACAGCCGACATGATTGCCCAGGGCCACCAAACCACGTACAAGCTGGGTGTGCCGCCGACACTGGGGCCCTATCTGCTGCCCAACGTCCTGCCGGGGCTCCACGCCCGCTACCATGCAATGAAGCTCTACGTGCGCGAAGCACCTCCGCGCCTGTTGCAGCGACAGCTGTCCGAGGGGTTGTACGACCTGGCCATCATGCCGATGCCTATTGAGGCCAACGACTTGACCGTCGAGCCCCTGTTCGTAGAGCCACTCAAATTCGTGGTACCCGCCGACCACCCCCTCGCCGGCAAGAAAAAGGTACACCCGGTGGACTTGCGGGGGGAAAAAGTGCTGACACTGGAAGAGCAGCACCATTTCCACCACCAGGTGCACGATATCTGCCGCAAGCTGGGCGCCACCCTGCAACGGGACTACGAGGGCACCAGCCTGGATACACTAAGGCAGATGGTGGTCATGGGGCTCGGCGTGGCCTTTCTGCCTGGCCTCTACGTGCATTCGGAAATGCACAACCCGGAAGCGTTAAAGGTGAGCGAGCTGAAATCCATGCCAATCCGCCGTCAACATGGTCTGGTCTGGCGAGCCAGCGCGCCCGGACGATTCTTCTACCGGGAGCTCGCCGCACTCCTGCGCGAAATCATTCAGGAACGGCTGGGGGATGTGGTGACCGTCCAGATGACGTAACCTGAGCCTGATAGCAAATATTCGGTATGCGTGATCAGCCCATACCGCCCCACCACCAACACACATGGAGTCTTATGGATCTGGAACACAGAGTGGACATCAAACAGGCATTACGCGTGTTCGAAATAATCACCCGCAAGGGCGAGAAAACCGAAGAGGGATGGCGCTATCGCGGACTGACAGCGAGCACAGACTTTGACGGCTACACGGTATTTCTGCGTACAGCCAGCGTGGAATTGACCATCTTCTTCCACAACAAGTTTACCGTGGATTGCCGCAATGCCATGGAGCTGGAAGAGTTTATCGGCCTGCTGGAAAAGGTTGAGCGCAGCGATAGTCGCTAGTGGTCCATGCGGAAAACTCGGTAACCGATCACTTCGCCACAGGCTCCAGGGCGACGCTTATGCCTGCCCCGGCACACCGCTGTGAAAGCGGAACTCCTTATCCCCCTCTTCCACCAGCCTTTGCTCCACCTCCAGCAATGCCTGCACCCGAGGAGCAATATCCTCTTCGGTCGCGTTCTGGGCGAGCGTCAGGTAATCGCGAAAATGTCGCGCTTCGGATTTCAGTAATGAGTAGTAAAACTTCTGCAGCTCATCATCCAGATGCGGCGCGATACGCGCAAATCGCTCGCAGGAGCGGGCCTCAATGATCGCGCCGCAAATCAGTGTATCGACCAGACGTCCGGGCTCTGCACCGCGCACTTCCTTACGCAACCCCGCCGCATAGCGCGAAGCGCTGATGTGGGGGTAAGCAATACCTCGCTTCTTCATGATCGCGATCACCTGCTCGAAATGCCGCAACTCCTCTCTCGCCAGCCGTGACATCTTGTTCAGCAGATCAAAGTTGTCCAGATAACGGAACATCAGGTTCAACGCCGTGCCCGCCGCCTTCTTCTCGCAATTGGCGTGATCCACCAACATCATTTCAGGCTCCGCCAGCGCGGCCTCAATCCAGGCATCCGGCGTTTGGCAGAGCAGGAATTCGTGAATCGCAGAGAGATCGGGTACTTCGTTGGACATGGCTAAGGGGACTGCTGATACGGCTTTCGCCACCCCGCGAATGCAGAGAGACGGTGATGACGCGCAGTATACCCTCTCCCCCGGCTCCTGGATAACCTTTGTGGATCTGGCACGATCTTTCTGGTTGGTGGAAATAACTCCCATTTGATAACGACTTATTAAGTGGATAATATTTAAGGTAGCAGCTGACCAGCCCATGCGGGTTACGGACCCCCTCAAGCGCTCACTGACAACCGCCTCGACACCAGGGTAATCAAGCAGGTCTCATCAATGGCAACCACTCTCGACAGCAAGCAGTCCGCCGAGCTGCAGAAACTGATTCGTCAACTCCCTGGCGTTGCTGCGACCATGCACGCGCGCGCCGCAGAATTGCGCGAGGCGCTGGACAACCTGCAACAGAGCACCCGCACTTGGGATAGCTATCTTCTGGAGCCTGCCTTTGCGCACGAAGCTGCCCTGGCACTGGAACAATCCTTCGAGTCGCCTCACAGCCTGTCAGGTGCGCTCTTTGCGCTATTGGACTACGGTGAGGGAACTGCGGGCGTCGACGCACGGCAGACACTGCAAATCCCCGGCCTGCTGGCAGTGCCGGATAGCATTATTGAGCGCGCATCCGCGTTGAACATCGCAAAAGCGGCCTTTCAGGAACTGACCAGCGCGTTTAAAGCCTGCCTCGAGGACCGCCCTGCCCTGGAACGGGACAGTCAGCTACGCGACGCCCTGGCAGATGCCGGCTACCCACGCACCCACCTTCGTCAAAGCTACCGCCAGATCCTGCTCTGCAGAGAAAAGCCGGATGCCATCGCCCTGAGCTGGATTAAAGCGCGCAAGTCCATTCGCAAAGTGACGCCGGATTGGTGCGAAAAGAAATTGGTGCAACTGGACCCACTCGGCGAAGACACCGGCATCCAGTACCAGCGGCAGCTACTGGCGGGCCTGCACCAGAGCCAGCATCACCTGCTGCGCCAGATTCAAGTACAGAGCCGCCCGAACCTGCAGGTCGCGGAAATTTTTTATGGGGATAGGGATGGAAGTGGCGCGCAGGAAGATCACTACCGTCAGGTGGGCTACTCTGCCATGCCAGTGCTCGTCAACAGCGACAAGACTGGCCGCCTGCCGGAGTTTACCC
The Microbulbifer celer DNA segment above includes these coding regions:
- a CDS encoding SulP family inorganic anion transporter, whose translation is MKFDLTNLRGDITGGITAGVVALPLALALGVASGLGPMAGMYGAIAVGFFAALFGGTGPQISGPTGPMVVVLAGLFASLSGDASLIFTAVILAGVFQVLMGVLGVGHYIRLVPYPVISGFMTGIGVIIIILQLNPLLGHDSPSGTLGALGNVPEALSAIHPANLVLGLGTLAMVYLWPAKWGRYLPGPLAALIAGTVLAFFALDVPILGSIPTGLPELQMPVFGGENMFLVVEAAIILAVLGALDSLLTSLVADNMTRTRHHSNKELIGQGIGNTAAGFIGGIAGAGATMRTVVNVRSGGQTRISGMTHALVLLAVALGLGPLAENIPQAVLAGILVKVGLDIIDWKYLKRAHQGPRWDLALMVLVLGMTVFVDLITAVGAGVVLAALAYVKQVASLQIERLRNLPEHLDSEDDKAILERNRDSIALFEFSGPLSFGAAADLGHHVREHSAQGSKVLILDFSAMPVLDLSAAMAVETIATDAKDSGKQLFLAGMNEEVEGVLKGLNGRIPADATYRDRSEALQAAEKALNEVDVGGDVSALPTGAA
- a CDS encoding Orn/Lys/Arg family decarboxylase, with translation MSEPSRRPLGMLALLASEDTAKPDADGAATRRLQSALEQLQIQVVVAASAEDTITLLRSNPAIQCLLLSWGLPGTNATRGALEVLAELRARNEQLPVFMLADRDSAAGLPRYALELTNDFIWIQEDTPVFIGGRIQAEIARYRKSLVPPMFKALLEFSNVHEYSWHTPGHAGGTAFLKSPVGRAFHEFYGENMLRSDLSISVGELGSLLDHTGPIADGEKYAARVFGADRTYYVTNGSSTSNRVILMASVSRGQVALCDRNCHKSVEHAMTMSGAVPTYLIPVRNHYGIIGPIPPARLTRAAVKEAIDQNPLTAGCEDKTPVHAVITNSTYDGLCYNVRKVEALLGESVDRLHFDEAWYAYARFNPLYRDRFAMYDQEREDTPGPTKFATHSTHKLLAALSQASMIHIRDGRRPIEHGRFNEAFMMHASTSPLYSIMASNDVSAAMMAGPGGETLTGESIAEAVAFRQTMARLHSEYIADGEWFFNGWQPDKITDTETGRTYAFHEAPPEQLCNDPEAWILRPGDHWHGFAELEDHYCMLDPIKVSVVTPGVENDGALAKHGIPASIVSSYLDNLGIVVEKTTDFTILFLFSLGITKGKWGTLINALLAFKRDYDHNRPLVECIPSLTNEHPGYREMGLKDLAVKMFASMKALRTTTHLAQGFSTLPHADCTPVQAYEALVRNEVEMLPLSQLAGRTAATGVVPYPPGIPLLMPGENFGDAEGAVLGYLKALEAYDREFPGFGHDNHGVEVRDGEYRIYALK
- a CDS encoding hydrogen peroxide-inducible genes activator, producing the protein MQNSPTIKQLQYFVAIADRTSYRRAAEELGVSQPALTTQISALEANLEVTLFERSRAGTLLTPEGGELLQKARTVLLSMQELRQTADMIAQGHQTTYKLGVPPTLGPYLLPNVLPGLHARYHAMKLYVREAPPRLLQRQLSEGLYDLAIMPMPIEANDLTVEPLFVEPLKFVVPADHPLAGKKKVHPVDLRGEKVLTLEEQHHFHHQVHDICRKLGATLQRDYEGTSLDTLRQMVVMGLGVAFLPGLYVHSEMHNPEALKVSELKSMPIRRQHGLVWRASAPGRFFYRELAALLREIIQERLGDVVTVQMT
- a CDS encoding carbonic anhydrase, whose protein sequence is MEHVINGVAKFQNEVFPEKKAKFSELADGQSPEVLFITCADSRIDPNLVTQTEPGDLFICRNAGNVVPPHSSHTGGITASIEFAVAALGVSHIVICGHTDCGAMKGAIAPENLDTLPHVKEWLGHCRAATEVVRGRHGGELCKDHLDEVTRENVVQQLQHVRTHPSVASGIANGSIQLHGWVYNIGTGEVLCFDEATREFTAMSERYRTIFGEQLAAAEAAAAACDNKA
- the adiC gene encoding arginine/agmatine antiporter is translated as MASETAEENKIGLFPATMMVAGNMMGSGVFMLPANLAAVGSISLIGWLITVAGAVALALVFSRLAALYPAAGGPYAYARKAFGDYMGYQTNLVYWLANVVGNVALATAGLGYLMHFFPALQHPLVFAMAQIAVIWMLTYANILGPKTVGQIQSMTTGLVLIPILGTAILGWFWFDSQTFTAGWNVSGKGSASAVMATLTFTLWAFIGVETASVSAGVVKNPTRNVPIATVSGVLVASVAYVLSSTAIMGMIPNKELITSSAPFADAARIALGSTAANIVAICAAIGCIGSLGGWTLLVGQSAKAAADDGLFPALFSKTNQKGVPSLGLALVAVLMSLQVLATMSPTASEQFGKIASIAVIMTLLPYIYSAVALKVLSYGKMPPRQYGISTIVLLIAAIYCMVALVGSDGAQTRWSLIFVVFTIVFYALALNHKRAVQEEHKLPGGPSPGWVRFVTLSVTIAALALTFWLSVGQIKDLKIHHREPPPVDRPTLDD
- a CDS encoding DUF3081 family protein translates to MDLEHRVDIKQALRVFEIITRKGEKTEEGWRYRGLTASTDFDGYTVFLRTASVELTIFFHNKFTVDCRNAMELEEFIGLLEKVERSDSR
- the miaE gene encoding tRNA-(ms[2]io[6]A)-hydroxylase — translated: MSNEVPDLSAIHEFLLCQTPDAWIEAALAEPEMMLVDHANCEKKAAGTALNLMFRYLDNFDLLNKMSRLAREELRHFEQVIAIMKKRGIAYPHISASRYAAGLRKEVRGAEPGRLVDTLICGAIIEARSCERFARIAPHLDDELQKFYYSLLKSEARHFRDYLTLAQNATEEDIAPRVQALLEVEQRLVEEGDKEFRFHSGVPGQA